In Rodentibacter haemolyticus, the DNA window GCAATTATTTTACGGTTTACGTTATCACACTCACATTGTGCAGCCTAACGAAGTGGAAACTTTCCACGATCAAGTCGGTTATTGGTTGTGGGAACCGGCAACAGGCAATATTTTATTCACTTTGAGTATTCCGCGCGGGCAAACGCTAATGGCTGTGGGGAAAGCAGCGGCAGATGCGAAAAAATTCACCGTAAAAGCCGTGCGCGGTTCATTAACAAACGGGATTATTTCAAATCCGTTTATAGAGCAATCGTTCACTACGGAGAGTTATGAAATCACAGTGAGTATTAATGATGACGGTACTTGGTCTTACGATCAAACGACATTAATGACGATTCCGGGCTACGATAAATCCTTTGAACATCGTGATCGTAATCGTTTAACCAAAATCGCAGAAGCAACCCCGAATCCGACCGCACTTGCCGCACAAAAAGAAGGTAAATAATGAAACCGATTCTTTATTATGCGGCACAATGTCCTGATACAGTGCCTTTTGTCGCCGAATTAAAAAGATTAGGTGTCGATTATGAAGAAGTGGAAGTGCTTTCTTCTATTCCTAATCTGAAACAATGGCTGCGTTTACGCGACCGCCACTCGGCTTTTGATAACGCCAAAGCGCAAGGTTTCGCAGGGTTTCCTGCGTTGTGGTTGGAAGACGATAGCGTGATTTTGGATTTAAATTTGTTGAATGAAATATTTAAAAAATGATGAAAAATTGCTTTGCCGGAATCGTTTTTGCTAGCATTTTAACTGCTTGTAGCCAGACTTCGGATATGCCAAAAGAATCAATGATTGGCGTTCGACAAAATGCAAATGCGATGCATGGTTGTGTAACAGCAGTAAGAGAATACTATTCTTACAGCCAACAAAAATGCGTTCAACAAGCGCCTCGACTAGTCAAAACTAAGAATGGTCGGAAAATCCGAAACTTTTAGTGTTTCTGTCTAATGTTAAGTCGGTCGTGAG includes these proteins:
- a CDS encoding FABP family protein, whose product is MSDFQYPKDIYTEAEADVNTLANLGPLAPLAGSWEGKRGLDINPKADGAVKDPYIEHIELQPIDAQTNGPQLFYGLRYHTHIVQPNEVETFHDQVGYWLWEPATGNILFTLSIPRGQTLMAVGKAAADAKKFTVKAVRGSLTNGIISNPFIEQSFTTESYEITVSINDDGTWSYDQTTLMTIPGYDKSFEHRDRNRLTKIAEATPNPTALAAQKEGK